In one Pungitius pungitius unplaced genomic scaffold, fPunPun2.1 scaffold_25, whole genome shotgun sequence genomic region, the following are encoded:
- the LOC119228461 gene encoding FUN14 domain-containing protein 1, translating into MANRDKELEDEIYDKVVDLTEYAKRQRWWNRLFGKNSGPLAEKYSVATQLAIGGASGWCAGYLFQKVGKVAATSVGGGLLLLQIANNSGYIQVDWKRVEKDVNKAKKQLKKGTNKAGPEINTLMEKSTEFVKKNIVVTSGFIGGFLLGLAS; encoded by the exons ATGGCGAACCGCGACAAGG AGCTGGAAGACGAGATTTACGACAAGGTCGTGGACCTGACGGAATACGCCAAACGTCAGCGATGGTGGAACCGCCTCTTCGGGAAGAACTCGGGCCCTTTGGCGGAGAAGTACTCCGTGGCCACACAGTTGGCCATCGGGGGAGCGAGTGGATG GTGTGCGGGGTATCTCTTTCAGAAGGTCGGAAAAGTTGCCGCTACATCTGTAGGAGGcggtcttctgctgctccag ATAGCCAACAATAGTGGTTATATCCAAGTGGACTGGAAGAGAGTGGAGAAGGATGTCAACAAAGCTAAGAAGCAGTTAAAGAAGGGCACCAACAAAGCCGGACCGGAGATAAACACGCTTATGGAGAAG tccaCAGAGTTTGTGAAGAAGAACATTGTTGTCACAAGTGGTTTCATTGGAGGATTCCTGCTCGGCCTGGCATCTTAG
- the efhc2 gene encoding EF-hand domain-containing family member C2, which produces MALPFLPGNSPNRRLGKERFHKSQHFNLSSGLPLLVGYEKPGIGGELLFGQKITPKYSVFPKERGSDLPSWVAFDKKILCFEAFFQEAVPEAQHETYRIRKCRIYFHLEDDTIQVVEPEYKNSGIPQGRFIHRQRIPLPPPNDDRFYHIYHFNLNQQMVLYSRTFTVIDCDSFTRNFLTKLGVILNDPATVPDDPYSKRREEIEKSMKPLRPYERCDTLKQFLDHDCEVLRFNCFWDDTENMFADPRELTLHYHLGDDTIEIMEINPANSGRDTVPKFLRRSKLPKNCAPVKQPGQTTDRTVLNVIASGSQEQRFMLDSLKTGAVHDEFYKDCDLTLGGEVNVWGRRVILTDCDNFTKDYYRSKYGIEDFTPVVCKAPPAPIPERRVPPYNGFGSEEDSLSYCHRLLPKAPQKDFYKFMERSDVINVLNFSAKMVTTNPDDMQRVFTISFFLSDDSICVFEQPKKNSGIVGGKFLKRGRVKKPGQELFKSEPSECFTAQDLYVGATLCLSGVLFQVLDATEYTFDYMEQHAEEFPKANVGNILSKLRSLPEEKQSEIRAFLTLSDPGGTGFISYESFRGLLTGLGCGLSEHEVLVLGRSFSQRQQPEADVGLMLAVAQDFLKKNHFEDFPHLDRAFTQRDQHKTGRLSTKETRTICKAVHLPLPEKLLASLLAKFADGDEIDYHAFLAGINWVENNASPVLPEDRLKFEVDSRSNGGGAAVESVNFSTLLRDVFSSPSVSGGPTSATST; this is translated from the exons ATGGCGTTACCATTTCTACCTGGGAATTCACCCAACAGACGG CTGGGCAAAGAGAGATTCCACAAATCCCAACATTTCAACCTCTCCAGTGGACTCCCTTTGCTGGTTGGATATGAGAAGCCAGGCATTGGAGGGGAGCTGTTATTTGGCCAGAAGATTACACCAAAGTATTCTGTGTTTCCCAAAGAACGGGGCAGCGATTTACCATCATGGGTAGCCTTTGACAAAAAG ATTTTGTGTTTTGAAGCATTCTTCCAGGAAGCTGTCCCTGAGGCCCAACATGAGACCTACAGGATCAGGAAGTGTAGGATCTACTTCCACCTGGAAGATGATACCATTCAGGTGGTGGAGCCAGAGTACAAGAACAGTGGCATCCCTCAAG GAAGATTTATTCATCGGCAACGTatcccactgccccccccaaacGATGACCGCTTCTACCACATTTACCACTTCAACCTCAACCAACAGATGGTGCTGTACTCACGCACGTTCACTGTGATCGACTGCGACTCTTTTACAAGGAACTTTCTCACAAAACTTGGGGTGATCCTCAATGACCCTGCCACTGTACCCGATGACCCCTACAGCAAACGCCGGGAAGAG ATAGAGAAAAGCATGAAGCCACTTCGGCCCTACGAGAGGTGTGACACGCTGAAGCAGTTCCTCGACCACGACTGCGAAGTCCTGCGCTTCAACTGCTTCTGGGACGACACGGAGAACATGTTCGCCGACCCGCGGGAGCTCACGCTGCACTACCACCTCGGGGACGACACCATAGAGATCATGGAGATCAACCCCGCCAACTCGGGGAGGGACACTGTGCCCAAGTTCCTACGCCGCAGCAAACTACCCAAG AATTGTGCCCCGGTGAAGCAGCCCGGACAGACGACGGACCGCACGGTGCTCAACGTGATCGCCTCCGGCAGCCAGGAGCAGCGCTTCATGCTGGACAGCCTCAAA ACTGGGGCGGTCCATGATGAGTTTTATAAGGACTGTGATCTGACTTTGGGCGGGGAGGTGAATGTTTGGGGCAGGAGAGTGATCCTCACTGACTGTGACAACTTCACCAAAGACTACTATCGCTCCAAATACGGCATAG AGGATTTCACCCCAGTGGTGTGCAAAGCTCCCCCGGCCCCGATACCCGAAAGGCGCGTGCCCCCCTACAACGGCTTTGGCTCGGAGGAGGACTCGCTGAGCTACTGCCATCGCCTGCTGCCCAAGGCCCCACAGAAAGACTTCTACAAGTTCATGGAGAG aAGCGACGTCATCAACGTGCTGAATTTCAGTGCCAAGATGGTCACCACCAATCCAGATGACATGCAGAGGGTGTTCACCATCTCGTTCTTTCTCAGCGACGACTCCATCTGTGTTTTTGAACAGCCGAAGAAGAACTCAG GTATAGTTGGCGGTAAGTTCCTGAAGCGGGGTCGGGTCAAAAAGCCCGGCCAGGAGCTGTTCAAGAGCGAGCCGTCGGAGTGCTTCACGGCCCAGGATCTGTACGTCGGAGCCACCCTCTGCCTCAGCGGCGTGCTCTTCCAGGTTCTGGATGCGACGGAATACACCTTCGACTACATGGAGCAACATGCCGAGGAG TTCCCCAAAGCCAACGTGGGAAACATCCTCAGCAAACTGCGATCTCTTCCCGAGGAGAAGCAGAGTGAGATCAGGGCGTTTCTGACTCTCAGTGACCCCGGCGGCACTGGCTTCATCTCCTACGAGTCGTTCAG GGGCCTGCTGACCGGCCTGGGCTGCGGCCTGTCGGAGCACGAGGTTCTGGTGCTGGGCCGCAGCTTCTCGCAGCGCCAGCAGCCCGAGGCGGACGTTGGCCTGATGCTGGCGGTGGCCCAGGACTTCCTCAAGAAGAACCACTTTGAAGACTTCCCTCACTTGGACAGAGCCTTCACACAACGCGACCAACACAA GACCGGGCGCCTCTCCACCAAAGAGACGCGGACCATCTGTAAGGCCGTTCACCTTCCACTGCCCGAGAAGCTGCTCGCGAGTCTGCTCGCAAA GTTTGCAGATGGCGACGAGATCGACTACCACGCCTTCCTGGCCGGCATCAACTGGGTCGAGAACAACGCTTCGCCGGTACTGCCTGAAGACAGGTTGAAG TTCGAGGTGGATTCCAGGTCCAACGGCGGCGGGGCTGCGGTGGAGAGCGTCAACTTCTCCACCCTTCTCAGGGATGTGTTCAGCTCTCCCTCCGTCAGCGGCGGCCCGACCAGCGCCACCAGTACATAG